In one window of Gossypium hirsutum isolate 1008001.06 chromosome A01, Gossypium_hirsutum_v2.1, whole genome shotgun sequence DNA:
- the LOC107925623 gene encoding cytokinin riboside 5'-monophosphate phosphoribohydrolase LOG7 isoform X2, translated as MGLISQAVHDGGRHVLGVIPRTLMPREITGVTVGEVRAVSDMHQRKAEMARQADAFIALPGGYGTLEELLEVITWAQLGIHHKPVGLLNVDGFYNSLLCFIDKAVDEGFISPIARRIIVSAPTAKQLVRQLEEYVPQQDEITSKLVWEEVDIFSYVPESEIAI; from the exons ATGGGTCTTATTTCTCAGGCAGTTCATGATGGTGGGCGCCATGTTCTAGG TGTCATTCCAAGGACCTTGATGCCTAGAgag ATTACCGGCGTGACCGTCGGAGAAGTGAGAGCTGTATCGGATATGCATCAAAGGAAAGCCGAAATGGCACGACAGGCCGATGCCTTTATCGCACTCCCCG gtGGCTATGGCACCCTTGAGGAACTGTTGGAAGTTATAACTTGGGCTCAACTTGGAATCCATCATAAACCT GTGGGGCTGTTGAATGTCGATGGATTTTATAATTCATTGTTGTGTTTCATCGACAAGGCGGTTGATGAAGGTTTTATTTCACCTATTGCACGACGCATTATCGTGTCTGCCCCAACTGCGAAACAATTAGTTAGACAATTAgag GAATATGTACCTCAGCAAGATGAAATAACATCAAAGTTAGTATGGGAAGAGGTGGATATATTTAGTTACGTGCCGGAATCCGAAATTGCCATCTGA
- the LOC107925668 gene encoding NDR1/HIN1-like protein 3, with the protein MSDKQAHLNGAYYGPSIPPPTRNYHRPGRGSGCGCGCCLLKCLFNIIITAIVIIGLAVFIFWLIFRPNKVKFHVTDVQLTQFNLTSNNTLHYNLALNMTIRNPNRRIGIYYDRIEAKAYYEDQRFDTVTLTPFYQGHKNTSYLNPVFVGQQFVRLGADETSEFNEDRVNGVYDIDVKLYLRIRFKLGRVKTGRFKPRISCDLKVPLNTGNGSFGGTFKTTRCDLDF; encoded by the coding sequence atgtCTGACAAACAAGCTCACCTTAATGGGGCCTACTACGGCCCTTCAATCCCACCACCTACAAGAAACTACCACCGTCCCGGCCGTGGCTCCGGCTGTGGCTGTGGCTGCTGTCTTCTCAAATGCCTTTTCAACATCATCATCACCGCCATCGTCATCATCGGCCTAGCCGTTTTCATCTTTTGGCTCATCTTCCGTCCCAACAAGGTCAAATTCCATGTCACCGACGTCCAACTCACCCAATTCAACCTCACTTCCAACAACACTTTGCATTACAACCTTGCTCTTAACATGACAATACGTAATCCCAACCGTAGGATCGGCATATACTACGATCGTATCGAGGCTAAAGCTTACTACGAGGATCAAAGATTCGATACCGTAACGTTGACCCCGTTTTATCAAGGACATAAGAACACTAGTTACTTAAACCCTGTTTTCGTAGGGCAGCAATTTGTTAGGCTTGGTGCTGATGAGACATCGGAGTTTAATGAAGACAGGGTTAACGGGGTTTATGATATCGATGTGAAGTTGTATTTGAGGATTAGGTTTAAGCTTGGGAGGGTCAAAACTGGTAGGTTTAAGCCTAGAATTTCATGTGATTTGAAGGTTCCTTTGAACACTGGGAATGGTAGCTTTGGTGGTACGTTTAAAACCACTAGATGTGATTTGGATTTCTAG
- the LOC107925623 gene encoding cytokinin riboside 5'-monophosphate phosphoribohydrolase LOG7 isoform X1: protein MEETKSRFKRICVFCGSSSGKKASYQEAAVELGKELVERRIDLVYGGGSVGLMGLISQAVHDGGRHVLGVIPRTLMPREITGVTVGEVRAVSDMHQRKAEMARQADAFIALPGGYGTLEELLEVITWAQLGIHHKPVGLLNVDGFYNSLLCFIDKAVDEGFISPIARRIIVSAPTAKQLVRQLEEYVPQQDEITSKLVWEEVDIFSYVPESEIAI, encoded by the exons ATGGAAGAGACAAAGTCTAGGTTTAAAAGGATTTGTGTGTTTTGCGGGAGCAGTTCTGGGAAGAAAGCTAGTTACCAAGAAGCTGCTGTGGAGTTGGGCAAAGAACTG GTGGAGAGAAGGATTGATTTGGTCTATGGAGGTGGAAGCGTGGGGTTAATGGGTCTTATTTCTCAGGCAGTTCATGATGGTGGGCGCCATGTTCTAGG TGTCATTCCAAGGACCTTGATGCCTAGAgag ATTACCGGCGTGACCGTCGGAGAAGTGAGAGCTGTATCGGATATGCATCAAAGGAAAGCCGAAATGGCACGACAGGCCGATGCCTTTATCGCACTCCCCG gtGGCTATGGCACCCTTGAGGAACTGTTGGAAGTTATAACTTGGGCTCAACTTGGAATCCATCATAAACCT GTGGGGCTGTTGAATGTCGATGGATTTTATAATTCATTGTTGTGTTTCATCGACAAGGCGGTTGATGAAGGTTTTATTTCACCTATTGCACGACGCATTATCGTGTCTGCCCCAACTGCGAAACAATTAGTTAGACAATTAgag GAATATGTACCTCAGCAAGATGAAATAACATCAAAGTTAGTATGGGAAGAGGTGGATATATTTAGTTACGTGCCGGAATCCGAAATTGCCATCTGA
- the LOC107925521 gene encoding probable aspartyl protease At4g16563: protein MDSSLPFFSFVSFLIISATLLFTATADTIKVSLSPSHHHHSSSSDPYQILNNLATSSVARAHHLKHHNPKTNITSSFLKTPLFSHGYGGYTVSLSFGTPPQTLSFIMDTGSSLSWFPCTSRYLCSQCAFPNVDPSKILTFSPNLSSSGKLVGCRNPKCNWLFGPNVESRCQDCDDPTSKNCNQTCPPYLIQYGLGSTGGLLLLENLVFPPHKTFQDFLVGCSIVSNRQPAGIVGFGRSPESLPSQLHLNKFSYCLVSRRFDDTKVSSNMLLETGSGSNDTKIPGLGYTPFYKNPNPAFHEFYYVTIGKILVGNKQVKVPSSTFVPGPDGNGGTIIDSGSTFTFMERPVFELVSKEFEKQMGNYSRAREVENISGLAPCFNVSGHRLMDVPEMSFYFNGGAKMGLPLANYFSIVGDDNVVCLMIVTDKGVSEGARGGPAIILGNFQQQNYYIEFDLANNRFGFAKRNCI from the coding sequence ATGGATTCTTCTCTTCCTTTCTTCTCCTTCGTCTCGTTTCTTATCATCTCCGCCACATTACTATTCACCGCGACTGCCGACACCATCAAAGTCTCCCTGTCTCCTTCACACCACCACCACTCTTCCTCCTCCGACCCTTACCAAATTCTCAACAACTTGGCCACTTCTTCAGTCGCCAGAGCCCATCACCTCAAACACCACAACCCCAAAACCAACATTACATCTTCTTTTCTCAAGACTCCGCTTTTTTCTCACGGTTATGGCGGCTATACTGTCTCTCTCAGCTTCGGAACTCCGCCGCAAACCCTTTCTTTCATCATGGACACTGGTAGCAGTCTCTCTTGGTTCCCTTGCACCTCTCGTTACCTTTGTTCCCAATGTGCTTTCCCTAATGTCGATCCATCAAAAATCCTTACTTTTTCACCAAACCTTTCGTCTTCCGGTAAGCTCGTAGGTTGTCGAAACCCGAAGTGCAATTGGCTGTTTGGTCCCAATGTTGAGTCTCGTTGCCAAGACTGTGATGATCCTACGTCGAAAAACTGTAATCAAACTTGCCCTCCTTACTTAATTCAATACGGCTTAGGTTCCACCGGTGGACTTTTATTACTAGAAAACCTTGTCTTTCCTCCTCACAAAACTTTCCAAGATTTCCTTGTCGGGTGCTCCATTGTTTCCAACCGGCAACCCGCTGGAATAGTCGGGTTTGGTCGGAGCCCTGAATCTTTACCATCCCAATTACACCTCAACAAATTCTCTTACTGCCTCGTTTCCCGCCGGTTCGATGACACCAAAGTCAGCAGCAACATGTTGTTAGAAACCGGGTCGGGTTCAAATGATACCAAGATCCCAGGTCTTGGCTACACACCGTTTTACAAGAACCCCAACCCAGCTTTCCATGAGTTCTACTACGTAACCATAGGTAAAATCCTTGTCGGCAACAAGCAGGTCAAAGTTCCGAGCAGTACATTTGTCCCAGGACCGGACGGTAACGGAGGCACCATCATCGATTCAGGGTCAACATTCACTTTCATGGAGAGACCTGTTTTTGAGTTGGTATCGAAGGAGTTTGAGAAACAAATGGGAAACTATAGCAGAGCTCGTGAAGTTGAAAACATTTCTGGGTTAGCTCCATGTTTCAATGTTTCAGGCCATAGATTAATGGACGTCCCTGAAATGAGTTTTTATTTCAATGGAGGAGCCAAAATGGGGTTGCCTTTGGCTAATTATTTCTCAATCGTCGGTGATGATAATGTCGTTTGTTTGATGATTGTTACTGATAAAGGCGTCAGTGAAGGTGCCCGTGGCGGTCCGGCGATAATATTAGGAAACTTTCAGCAGCAaaattattatattgaatttgaTTTGGCAAACAATAGGTTTGGGTTTGCTAAACGAAACTGTATATGA